CTGGTCCGGCCGCGCTCGTCGACGACGATCTCCTTGGGCGTCACGCTCTGAAGATACCTAGAGCGACCGCTTACGACGCGCTTGCCCGGCTGGAGGCGACCCCGGAGGCAGCCCCGGTTCTGCAAGCCATCAATCGCAGCCGCGGCCGTCTGACCGAGGACCCGTTCAACCCGCGCCTCGGGACAACCGCCTTCCGCACCGACGAACTGGGCGGGGTCAGTGCCACCCCAGCCCGCATCGAGGACTGGTACATCTTCTGGCAGCGTGGCGTGGACAAGAACACGATCGAGATCGTTCTGATCCACCAGCTGCCGACAGCCTCGGGCCGAGATGCGAGCGCGATCAGCAACTATCTGATCCGTCCATGGCTTGCCCACTGGTTAGGATCAGGTCAGAATTGTGACCTATGAGTGAGACCCTGCCTTTCTCCGAGGCCAAGGCGCACCTGTCCGATCTGGCCGACAGAGTCGAGCGGCAACACGAACGCGTTCTGGTTACTCGGAACGGGCGGCCCTCGTTCGTGCTCATCAGTCCGGCCGACCTGGAATCGTTGGAGGAGACGCTCGAGATCGTTCGGGACCGAAAGCTGATGGCTTCGCTACGTCGCTCACGTGAGGAGGCGGCCCGCGGTGAGGTTGCGCCGCTTCCCGAGCAGGGGTGAGCGACGCGGCGTATGAGATCGCGATCACCCACGAGGGGCTGCCGCACCTGAACCGGTTGCCGGAGGCGGTGCGGGCGGCCGCCGTCGAGCTGATCACCGGTCCGTTGGCGGAGAATCCGGCCCGGCTGGGCAAGCCGCTGGTAGGGGAGCTGGCTGGGCTGTATTCGGCGCGCCGGGGAGACTATCGGGTGATCTACGAATTCGACGATCGGCGCCGCGCCGTCACCGTGCACCGCGTCGTGCATCGTCGGGCGGCCTACCGACGCCGATGATGCTGACCTCGTGGCGGCGAGGGTGGCCAATGGCGGCGCCGTGGCGCGTCGATCTTGGTGGCAGCGGTCGACCTGGAACGGCCGCTCTGAGCGATCTTGGAATCCGTCCTCCGGTGCCGCCCGGCGAGCGAACCTGCCGTCGATGGTGCCGTTGAGCGGACGCGGTGACTGGGCGGCATCGCAGATTGCTGACGCGAGGCGGGTCGATGTCCGACGCTTAGCCCCGGTGGCCTGACCGTATCGTTTCGACCACGGGCTGAATTGATCCCCCTCTCACCAGAGGTTCGCCATGCCACTTGAAGACGAGTACGAACCAAGCCCCCGGGAATGGGTGCGGGACCAGGTCGCCGAGTACGAAGCCTCGGGCGGCCTGCGTGCCAACACCTTGCGCGACACGGGGCTGCCCATCGTCATTTTCACCACCAGGGGGGCGAAGAGCGGCAAGATCCGCAAGGTCCCGGTCATGAGGGTTGAGCACGATGGCGAGTACGCCCTTGTGGCCTCCATGGGCGGGGCGCCGCAGAACCCGGTCTGGTACCACAACCTGCTCGCCCACCCCGACGACGTCATGCTCCAGGACGGCCCCGAGCCCTTCGACGTCGCAGTCCGACAGGTGAGCGGGGAAGAGCGGGCGCTGTGGTGGGAACGCGCCGTGCAGGCCTACCCTCCCTACGCCGAGTACCAGGAGAAGACGACACGCGCGATCCCCGTCTTCGTGGCCCGGGCCCGATGAACGCCGTGCCGGCGCCAGCCGAGCCATCGCCGCACTGACCTTGCTGGCGTAGCCCGAAGGCACCGCCATCCGTCCACCCGCGAACGCCACGCACCCGAACGCCCGCCGCACGGTGGGGAGGGCGCTGTAGCCGATCTTCTCGGCTGCGCCACCACGCCAGCAGGAGGGGTGCGGTCGACGGGAGCCGCTGGCACCATGTGGGGATGACCGAGTCGGGGCTGTCTGAAAGCGTCGCACGGATCATGCGCGAGCAGCACGGGCTGCGGGCTGACTTGGACCGTCTGACCGGCTGGGGTGAGGCTCACCCGGACGTGTTCGCAGGGGTCTGGTTCGACAACGCCGCCGCCGAGGCCGGTACCGGCCCGGTCCGGATCGGAGTCGGGGTCGTGGGCGACCCGGCCGCGTTCCGTGCAGCGCTCGAGCCGACCTTGGAGCACCCGAACCTGTTGATGCTCGTGGCCAAGCGCTACCCGCTCGAGGAGCTGAACGCGCTCTCCGGCCGTATCGTGGAAACGTTCATGGGGGGCTCCCGGTTAGCCGGCGAGCCGTACGTCAGCCAGGTCGGCGCGAAGGTACACCTCAACCGGGTCACGGTCTCGATCAGTCAGGACGATCCGGCCGCGCTCGCCCTCGCGTCGCAGATCGAGGCGCGGTTCGGCCCGGACATGATCCAGATCAGCCTCGGCCACGTCGAGCCTCCCGAACCACCGGTCCCTCCGCGGCCCCCCGGTGTCGACAACGACTGGTTCAGCGGCGAGACACTCATCGGGCTCCCCGTCGAAGCCGCTCGGGAGCGGGCCGCCGAAGCCGGCTGCTCACTGCGGGTGAGGACCGCCGGCCCGGTCCACGCGGACTTGGTCCGAAACCGCATCGATGCCTGGCTCGTCGACAAGAAGATCGCTGCCGTACGACGGCCGGGCCCCCGACCCAGCGGGCCCGCCCGAGCCTGACGCTCGAGGGCGCCGGCTATGCGCGCGTGCTCGCCGACGGCGAAACGAAAAGGGCCGTCACTACCGCCCGGGAGGGAGCGAGCGAGCTTGCCAACCGGCGGACTCGATAGCCGCCTGACCGGCGCGTTTCTCCCCGTACTCGTTCTCCGGTCCGAAGATCCGCTCGTCCACGTTCGGGCGCTACAGGACTAGGCCCGGGCCGCGACTGCGTCGAGCAACCGGCCGGCCAGCGCCGGTAGGCAGACGAGCAGGTCCGGCAGCCAGGGGTCCGGCTGGTTGTAACGGAGCGGCGAGCCGTCCAGGCGGCTCGCGTGCAGCCCGGCCGCGCGGGCGACGGCGACCGGCGCGGCCGAGTCCCACTCGTACTGACCGCCGCCGTGCAGGTAGGCCTCGGCCCGACCCTCGATCACGGCGGCAATCTTCGCGCCGGCCGAGCCCAGCTCGCACAGCTCCGCGCCGAGATCCGCCGCGACGCCGGCCACGAAGTCCGGCGGGCGGGTGCGGCTGACGACGATCCGGATCGGTGTAGCGGGTGGCGGCGGCGGCGGTGCGGGCGTGCCGGTGGTCAGGGTGCGGGCGACAGCGGGCAGCGCGAGCGCGCCCGCCACCAGGTCCCCGGCCTGCCAGAGGGCGACGTGCACCGCCCAGTCGGCGCGCCCGGGCTCGCCGAACTCCCGCGTGCCGTCCAGCGGATCGACGATCCAGACCCGGTCGGCGGCCAGCCGGGAGCGATCGTCACGACCCTCTTCGGACAGGATCGCGTCCCCGGGCCGGGCCCGGGCCAACGCCTCGGCAAGGAAGCGGTGCGACGCCTCGTCCCCGGCCCGGCGCAGCTCGGCCGCGGGCAGCGAACCGCCGCGCAGCCGGATCAGCAGCTCGCCGGCTTCGGTCGCCAGCCGGCCGGCGAGCCGGTGATCGGACTCTTCACGCACTGCGCTCACCCGCGTTCGCGCCCTCGGGCGGGGCGCCCCGGAAAG
The nucleotide sequence above comes from Mycobacteriales bacterium. Encoded proteins:
- a CDS encoding 3'(2'),5'-bisphosphate nucleotidase CysQ encodes the protein MREESDHRLAGRLATEAGELLIRLRGGSLPAAELRRAGDEASHRFLAEALARARPGDAILSEEGRDDRSRLAADRVWIVDPLDGTREFGEPGRADWAVHVALWQAGDLVAGALALPAVARTLTTGTPAPPPPPPATPIRIVVSRTRPPDFVAGVAADLGAELCELGSAGAKIAAVIEGRAEAYLHGGGQYEWDSAAPVAVARAAGLHASRLDGSPLRYNQPDPWLPDLLVCLPALAGRLLDAVAARA
- a CDS encoding type II toxin-antitoxin system Phd/YefM family antitoxin, encoding MSETLPFSEAKAHLSDLADRVERQHERVLVTRNGRPSFVLISPADLESLEETLEIVRDRKLMASLRRSREEAARGEVAPLPEQG
- a CDS encoding type II toxin-antitoxin system RelE/ParE family toxin; this translates as MSDAAYEIAITHEGLPHLNRLPEAVRAAAVELITGPLAENPARLGKPLVGELAGLYSARRGDYRVIYEFDDRRRAVTVHRVVHRRAAYRRR
- a CDS encoding nitroreductase family deazaflavin-dependent oxidoreductase — translated: MPLEDEYEPSPREWVRDQVAEYEASGGLRANTLRDTGLPIVIFTTRGAKSGKIRKVPVMRVEHDGEYALVASMGGAPQNPVWYHNLLAHPDDVMLQDGPEPFDVAVRQVSGEERALWWERAVQAYPPYAEYQEKTTRAIPVFVARAR